The Primulina huaijiensis isolate GDHJ02 chromosome 6, ASM1229523v2, whole genome shotgun sequence genomic sequence TCTGGGAATTTCAGGCATTATACGCACCTACTATTTACCCAAATAGTTCATACCAGTACCTCAGGATTAAATGGCTTTTACACTCCTTTCAGAAGTTCTGGaaactatcagaaactgataGTCTTATAATATTCTTAGTTATAGTTATCACTTGGTATTTACCTAATTATGTGTCTCGAAGATTCTATTTCTTTAGGTAGCACTTTACACATTAAAATTGTTAATTTGATACTGTACGAGTGTTGATAATATGCATTGACTGGACAGGAAGGGCTTTGGCATTATCAGTGCTTCGGGCGGGCTGGGAGttggtggaggtggaggtggtaGGATATCAATGAACTGTTACAGCAAACAAGAGGATGTAAAAGTCTTAGTGCATGGTTTGTGCACAACAACCCATCTCTTGCCTGTCTATTATAGATGCTAATACCCGATCGTTGGCTTAACACTTTAGCATTTTATGATAGTTGAGACTTATTTTTCttgtagattttttttaagGTAATGGTTTTGACATATTGGTGGAAAGTCACCTGCAAAAACTTGTACATCTGTTATTCTGTGACATGATGGATTTTGGTGTATTTCATCACTAATTTTCTTGCTTCTTGAGAGTCATTATTCTCATTCTTTGATAATACCATAAGATATTTACTTTTGAGTATTTTGTGTGTTACTTTTAGCTAAGAAAAATGAAGCATCTAAATGAGGAACacattctatatatatatatatatatatatattttttttttcaaaaaacacTAAAATCAGATCCTGACATAGCTTCACATCTTTGTTCGGCAATCAATAGAATATATGCAGGGAGAGAATATTTCAATATGATTAAAATCATGAAGTCATGGAAAGTGGCTGCTACTCCTAAATTTTTGACATGTGTCTTTGCACCTTCTGTTTATCCCTTGCTAAAGTTTAAATGACTCCAGTGGCATGCTTGGCATGTGATATTGATCTGTCTACTTTTTTTGAGTAGTGTTCTTAcagttatttatgttttttatgtttcacgtaaatattctttttttagTGAATGTAAATATTCTTTTAAGTAACAGATATTAGTACTGGTTTTTGCGCGAGTCTCTTGCTTGATTTGTTTTCTATGTGGTAGGTGGGTACAGTATCGGTTGTTCTTGGAATGGTGGGGCGGCAGGTACTTACTTTGATGCATCTGTGCTGAGTTTACGTGTTGACAATGACAATGTGACCACAGAAACAGAAACACCTTTACTGGATTTTTCTACTAGCCCATTGTGGACAAATGTTTATATTGAGAACAACGCAAAAGTTTTGGTTCCTCTCCTTTGGACGAGAGTTCAGGTCCTCAATCATACTCTTTTCCCAATGTATCTAAAGTTTTGAGTGTATATGTGCAAGAAATTGATAGGTAGTCGATGGAAATGTTGTGtagttatacatatttatgtacATATGTTCGGCACCTTTTAATGGATAAATAAATGTACGCAAAAGTGCACAGAAACAGACAAACAACTTCTATACTTACCTTATAAATTAATTGCATATTATAAAGATGTCTTGTGATTTACTCCGACTATATGGCTTCTCTGTGTTACGGATTCTCTGTGCATAAATAATGGAAAAAATGTGGCTTCTTTTTTTTGTACGGCCTATGCTCATAACCACATCAGACAACATCAGTGTCCCAGTCATATTTTTTGGTAATGAATTAagtttttgacaatttttttgAAACTCATCATTTTGAAGGTGAGAGGTCAGATAAGCCTGTACAATAGAAGCAGCATAATCTTTGGATTGCATGACTTTCCAGTATCCGAATTTGAGCTTGTTGCAGAGGAACTTCTAATTAGTGATTCCATAATAAAGGTAAAAGAGTTGCGCTTGTTGTGTATCCTTTTACAACTGCTAATATCAGCAGTTTATTGGTTtagtttttatcattattaatcTGCACAACAACATCCCTAAATTGGCAACTTAATCTTTCAAGAAATCACATTTCTGAATGTTCATCAATATAGTTGGGCATCATTAGATAATAAGAAACGCAAAATGACGTCCTGTTTGCACTTTGCACCAGTAATTTGctatttctgttttttttttcttttattgtttGTTCTTTTCAAAAGCAATAAAGATAACCTACATAGACAGCTAGTCTAGATCAGGAAGTTTATGCACCAGCTGGTATAGTTCACTTGAGACTAACCGAAGGGGTGTTTTAGCTCAAAGTCTCAAACCTTACAAGTTGGGACATGAACTGGAATTGTTTCATTTTGGTGCCCTCAAaagttattattatataatataataggtGAACAGGaggaagtttatgcatcatttgGGAAAAATGGATGTACGACGGAAAAATTTGTTGCCTTTCTTTGTTCTTGCCTTGATTTTGTGTGATTCATTTTGGAAGACCTTTGAATTTTCTGGGCATATTGTCCATGAGATGAAAATACATTTTACCATCTTTAGCTATTTGCATATGATTATAAGACTCCCTGTATAGTGACAGataattgttttgttttgtgCCAATGAAGGTCTATGGTGCTTTCAGGGTATCTGTAAAAATGTTACTCATGTTAAACTCTCAAATCCGAGTTGATGGTGGTGGAAACTCAGATGTTGCCATCTCTGTTCTTGAAGTAAGAAATCTTGTTGTTCTGAAGGTAATACTTAAATGCTGTTTCATTAACTTGAGATGTGTCTTGTTCTAAATTATTGTTGATTATGCAGCCACAATTACTTTCTCTGCTCCAAACAATTTGTTGCAGAATAACTCTGTCATCATTTCAAATGCAAACTTGGCTCTATATGGTCAAGGTCTTTTACAGCTAACTGGTCAGGGTGATGCAATCAAAGGCCAAAGACTTTCCTTGTcacttttttataatattaccGTAAGTTATAAATCATAGTACGTGTTCGTTTTCTTTCATTTGTTCTGCTTAAGATACATGAGATCAGGTTGCCATTTTTTTAACATAGCTTAACATCTATCTGGCCATAAACAAAATCTGAAGATTGAAACATGTCTTTTATAAGCAAAATGATTTATCAATATTTTAGCTGTTAATTAGGTTCAAAGAAATCTTTAGGGGTTCTATAATTTCGCGTTCTCGGGGTTACAAGAAATCTTTAGGGGTTCTATAATTTTGCTTTCTCAGGGTGTCAAGGTAAGCAATGTGCTTGACGTAAGGACACCCATCAGGTTTCtaacaattataattttaaattattactaACTTACTCCCTTGCGGTTGAAAATTGTGGCGACACCCCATATTCGATGTAAATATTCTAAGTTGGAAAACAAAAGCGGTGATGACATAACACTTTTTTAGGATAATGACAGATGACCATAAGGAGTGTTGATTAAGGTTCACCTACTGAGGTGTTGCAGTAATTTAAACTTGGGGAAGTCTTTTGTTAATTGATCAAACTTTAAAGGGTTTTGGTGCCGTCAACCTTTTATTTCAATATTGTAGTTGCTTTGCTGGATTCCCTCTCGCAATCTTTTGAATTATCATTCTCTCATGTTTCTTGACTGCCATCTGATTTTGCGTAACTACCatagaatatgatttatgagTGGTATATCTCAGGCCCCTTGGCATTTGAAACTGTAATTGGTTTTTACAATAGTAGGCACCTCGTGTGCATAATTTATGTATAGCTTCTATTATACTTGGAAAGGTTAAGCTCCTTCTATTGAATCCATCCGAAAAATGTTGGCTTAAATATCAGTTCATTTGAAAAGATTATTGACATTCTCCCTTTTCATGTAACTTTTTCATTTCCATTGATCATTTCTCTATTTCTTGAATTTAAATATCAGCTGTTTTAATTCTTCAAAAAACTTGTATGTTAGGTTGGCCCTGGATCTTTACTTCAAGCTCCATTGGATGATGATGACAGTAGAAGCTTGTAAGAAAATTGCTTGCATTTGATTGCTCAGTGTGAATTAAGTTGATTATATTCTACTATTTGCAATTCCAATCGCATCTTATTATTGTTAACTAGGGTGACTAGATCTCTTTGTGGGAGTTCGACATGCCCAATTGATCTGATAACTCCGCCAGATGATTGTCATGTTAATTACACATTGTCGTTCTCTATGCAAGTAAGCGAAACTATTTTGTTCCATCAACTTTCACATGCAAAGGCTTTCACACTTGTGGTGATGTGGAGTTTGCGAAACTGCTTACCAGATAATCAATTTCCTTCTTTTTCCATTCTAATTAATTTGTACTCCTGAATAGCAGCCTGTTGATGCTTTTGATCGTGAGATTTAGTCACTAAATTGACGAGGTTCAATTTTTTGCTGCGTCTTACTAATTCTGCTCGTACAGGTTTGTCGCGTTGAAGATATTCTGGTGAGTGGAATTATAAAAGGAAGCGTTGTTCACATACACAGGGCAAGGACCATCATCGTGGACAATAACGGCACAATAACAGCATCAGAATTAGGTATTTATCTTGACTTCTCGCTGGTCAAAtgacttaatttttattttctgatatGATGGTAATCCTAGCCCTTCTGATTCTATTCCCTCTTACGTTCTAGCATTGAGATTGGTGAGGCcttatatatgaaaaatatctgaaatgcaaaaaaaaaagaaaaatatcttCATAGTTTCTCATAATGCATGCTTCACAGGTTGCAAAACTGGTGTTGGGAGGGGTAACTACTCAAATGGAGCCGGTGCCGGTGCCGGACATGGTGGGAGAGGTGGATCAGGATTTTTCAATGGTATTACGAGTGAAGGTGGTTGCAAATATGGAAGCGCTGATCTTCCTTGTGAGTTGGGTAGCGGAACCGCGAGCATTAATAAATCTGACGGATATGTGGCTGGTGGTGGGATGATAGGTTAGCATTTTAAATCCCTGAGCCTCTCTCTTACATTTATTGCGACGAAGAAACTATTTTTGGGTTTTATCGATTTCCTTATTTTCATACTTTGGGCCAGAGAAGTTGTTTTTTACTCGGCTGCAATATGAAATGGATTTCTAAACCATTAGGGCGACTTTATATAACTTGTTGAGCAATAAAAATAACGAAATTACATGCACTTAAAAAAGAATTTCATTTCTAACATTCTTTATACGTGCCtgtaatttcattatttttattgctCAACAAGTTGTATGAAGTCTGCCCAATGGTATTGAAGTCAATTTTTTCTACTGATATTTATGAACTGTTGTGGCTTTAATATGTTTTATCACACCAACTTATCCTATCAATACCCGTGCCATGTCTCAAAAATAAAGGTTGGGTGCCAATAGATTTGTATGAAGAGCTTGTCTTATCCTCTAAATCTATATTTTATCATCATCTACAAGTATCATCTCTGAGTAAAAAATCAAGATTTCTAGCATTATGATTGACTAAAATCAGAGTCCATGTCACTTCTCAATTTTACGGTTATAGTCATTTTAATGTTATCTTTGATAagtttcatatttatattttccaAAAGGATATGGATCTAATTCCCTCATATGGAAGTATAAACTGAAATCCGAGTCAATGGTTTGATGTTGGGCATTGGTTTCTTCTGAATATGTAGGCCTTAATAAAAGGTTGGGAACATGCATTTTCCATTGTATCATTTTATGCTCAAGGCTTAGTGACGACTTAAAACCATATTCAAAACATTATACATCTTTCATGCGTTTGTATGTTGGTTGAATAAATGGGACGCATAAACAAATCTTCTCTTTTGCTCTGTATCATTGATCATCTATGTCCTTGCATTTGATCATGTAACTGATGGTAACCAGTTAGCCTTTTTATGCCCCATAGTGATAGGATCTAGACAATGGCCACTTCAAAGGCTTGACAACTACGGGTTTATCAGTGCTGATGGCCAAAGTTGTCATCATCCGGCTCGCAACCATAATGGTACTCTCATTGGTGGACTTGGTGGAGGTTCTGGTGGGActattcttctttttcttcaatcTCTGTCACTCGCGAAGAACTCCTCTTTCTCTGTGCTAGGAGGCTATGGTGGCATTTTGGGCGGGGGCGGAGGTGGGGGTGGAAGAATTCATTTTCATTGGTCTAAGATAGCGGTTGGAGAGGAATATGTTCCTCTCGCATCTGTGGATGGCACCATTGAATTAAGGTATGATAATTCTTGTTGGGAAGCTTGGTTTTTGTATTGACCTTGATTTTTTCTAGTGGACAATCATGTGATAACCAGTTACTCTGAATATCGTTGTTGGGAACTTATGATTGGGTTGCCTTCCTTCGCATGCTTTGTTTGTCTATTTTTGGAAAATCGGTTTGTTTACTTCAGTGTTCTATAAAGTGCGCGAATCGGTTTGTTTACTTTAGTGTTCTATAAAGCAAGAAAAAGCGCTAAGCGTGAAGATAAAGTTTCGATTCGGACTAAAGCGTGGAAAAACGATCAATCTAAGGTTGACCACGTTGAGCACTTGAGCTCGAGAAAGCGTGATTAAACGCGATGGAGCGTGAgctttaagataaaattttaagttaaaatttaattttgagcaatgtttttttttaaagttaacttttaaaatttaaatattaaattattgataatataaaattttaaacaaaaatgcTAAAGACACCAAAATAATAGTAAAAGTTTTTCTAAGATTTATACATTTATTCTTAAatttgtgtgtttatatattttttaatctatTAATTGActtgatataataaaaattataataaaaactaaaaattctTTTTCATGCTTAATCTTGTACTAAACTCGTTTGAGTATGTGAAGCTTGAAGCTTGACCTCAACGCATCATCACGCTTTGCGCTTTTTAGAACCCTTGTTAACTTTGGTGTGGCTGCTTCATTTCTAATATCgactttttaaatatattacttttgatCACATTAGATACATATTTTTGCTTGCCAGTAATACTTTTGTTTCACCAAAAAATATCGGCAAGTGCATGTTTTTGTTGGTTAGgatattttttcatgtttagGGTGTATTATTTTGAAATACCAGTAAAGATGATTTCAGAAATAGTATATCAGTTCATTAATGTAGAAGATTTGTTTCTGTTATGTTCAAATGTAGTTTCACAGGCCAACTTTTAAATAATCACAAATAATTGTTTATTGAACTGGATGTTTTGGTTGCTGCTCCTCGTGTATTTGTTGCTTTATTGATCCAGCTATTTGCCTATTTTAATGTAACATATTTTCGAAAGCTGATAGAGATTCTAGAATAGGGGTGTTTAATCTCAAAGTTCATGGTATTTTGAGTGTGAATATTTATTACTCTCATTCTTTAGCAAGATGTAACGAAGCTGCAGAAAAAAAAGACATTGCATCGGTTTTCATTGAAATGCGTTTACATTGCTATCATAATTCCTTTACATTGTCTAACAGTGGTGGTGCTGGGAGTGGAGATGGACTTCGTGGGGAGAAGGGTACCATTACGGGGAAGCAATGCCCCAAAGGCCTGTATGGTACATTCTGTACAGTATGTTCTTCATTCTCACTATCTTCTCCTCTACATTTTGTCAGTTGTGCTTATATTGCCTGAAGGaggaaaagaacaaaaaaagaaTGTCATATTAAGGAGAAAAAAGGAAGTTCCCAGATGTAGTCATTTTTCTTTCTCGTTTATTACTACTTGTGATTGGATAAATTGGCAGGAACATGgtctttttcttgttttcttgatttGAGAAAACAAATTTCATTTAAATCATCCAAGCTGGAATATTCTGTTGTGTTGGCAGCTGTTCTCCTTCCCTTCAATTTGTTGAAACAAACTAAGCTTTCTATAATTGGATAATATCAAGGCGTGGGTGGCTATTAAAGGTGATAAACAAgaagtttatttattaaatccaAGATGTCATTATTTTATCCAGTTGAGATACAGAGGGTTAATAGTTTATTTTTGGCTACCAAGTTGTGGgcatttttgttttcatttattCTATGCCTAACAACCCTCATATACCTAACGATTGCTGGTGTATCATTCTTAACCAGGTATGGTTGATCCTCACACTGGACTTGCAGAGTATATGATATAAAGTTCAATCTGCACACtcattgtttttataaaaaatgttGGCATGAAATTGGACTGACATTGTTGGCTTGTTAAAATTGTGTTGGGGTTTATTTTGTGCTGGTTATATTTTCACTACAATGCATGCTGtagaaaatatttgagtttttAGGTCTTGTGttttgaatttctttatatGGGCTGTATTATAGGAGTGCCCTGTCGGAACGTATAAGGATGTTGAAGGATCTGATCCAAATCTTTGCAGGACTTGTTCCCTTGAGCTCCTTCCCGCTCGTGCTTATTATACATATATGAGAGGTATCGTGgtgaatgataaaaaaattcatgtggGATCTATCTCTGCTTTTTTACTGCACAAACTTAGTTAATTTCTGCCACTTACACTACAGATGGGATGAAATACTGCAGGTGGAGTCACCCAATCACATTGTCCTTATAAATGCATATCTGACAAATACAGAACATCTAAGTGCTACACACCTTTTGAGGAGCTGATATATACATTTGGTGGTCCCTGGCCTTTTTCCTTACTCCTGTTGTGTGTTGTCATGCTCCTAGCTTTATTGTTAAGCACTCTAAGAATCAAACTGATTGGATCAGGAAACTCATATGACAGTGCGACTTCTCTCGAACATCATTCTGACAATCGTTTTCCTTATCTACTTTCATTATCTGATGTAAGCATATCCCTCCTATTGCGTAGTTTAGTTACGGTTTTTTTCTGGTCAGTGCTTTATCTATGCTAATACCTTTTTGTTATTGCATTGCTTACACTTCAGGTTCGTGGTTCCCGAGCAGAAGAAACTCAGAGTCATGTACATAGGATGTATTTTATGGGTCCCAATACGTTTAGAGAACCTTGGCATCTCCCATACTCGCCCCCCTCAGCAATATTTGAGATTGTGTAAGAATGAATACATATAAACATAAAATCTGTAACCATGAATACATGTTGAAAGATGTTCtttttaattgaaatttattatatatcagcTTGTTGGTTTTCTTTCTACCCACCCAATATTAATTATTACAGCACACTCGGTGCCAGTTGGCTGTTGGTGATATTCCCTATATCAGTAACTGTAGTCTCTTGAAATCCGGCTAATGACACTGGATCTTTTGAAgtaaatttttatctttattttttagtatatagtttttttttgtttggattTTGATTTCTAAATGCAATCAACAGTTAATAAGTGGAAAATTGAAAAAGTTACCAAGATCATCTACAATTTATACAGGGTCTTCTATCTCTATTCTCTTCATTATCATAGAATTCTATAGTCAACTGAAATTGTAATTTCTTTGACTACCAGGTATGAAGATGCTTTTAACAGATTCATTGATGAGATAAACTCTGTTGCCACGTATGAATGGTGGGAAGGGTCAGTACATAGCATACTTTCGGTCCTCGCATATCCCTGTGCCTGGTCCTGGAAACAGTGGCGTAGGAGAAATAAAATACAGCGGCTTCAGGAGTTTGTCAAGTCTGAATATGACCATTCTTGTCTCCGTTCTTGCCGATCACGTGCTCTGTACAAAGGAATGAAGGTTAGAATAATTGAACACCATGGATACATTTCTTTTGGTTAAACTCTATAACTATCCATTTATTTGCCAAAAAAATTGAAGGACAATTTTGAAAGTAGCTTTCAGTGTCTGATGTTTGGTACAAAACTGATAGGTTGCTCTGTTTTAAATCAGTCAAAGAGCTGATCTATTGAATTAGTTAAACAGAGTTACTTTGTTGAAATTTCCTTGATATGGTGATATATTTGTCAATGAACTATTTGGCAAATGGGAAATTGTTCAGCATCATCTGTTAACATGCAATGCATATAATAGTTCTTTTGGTAGTGCATAGGATACAGTAGACTATTCGGTTAGTTTTCCAAGAATTTGGGGGTTACACAAACTAGTTACTTATTGAAAGGAAGGGGAAATGTGTAATTCACTTCCCAAAACATCTCTCTGTCCTTTTCCCTTTCCTCTATTTGTCGGTGTTTTCCCCTCTTCATCTTCGATTGTAGAAGCAAATTACTAGCTTGACAGAAGGGTTGAAGATATGTTGTGCCTCAGTTCATGAGTTTACAAGCtcgaaattaatttttaaatatatttaatatttccaATCATGAACCATACCTATGATTTGAACTTGCAAACATATGCATGAATGAAATTTGTCAATACAATCTGTGCTTGGGAACCCGCTCATGACCTGAGCTCAAGAGCTTTTTCGATTCCGATCTCATGAAAATTTGTAAGCTCAACTGGTTACTCCTCGCAGGCCAATGCTTTAAAATCAAGATTTACGAGAATACTTGGCTTTATCATTGCCTTACGCTAAAGGGGATTTTGTGCTTTCatattttattcttgaaattttgttCATGTTTTTTTAACAAGGTCAAGTATTGCAGGTTGGGGCAACACCTGACTTGATGGTTtcatatattgattttttcctTGGTGGTGATGAGAAACGTTTGGACATGGTAACCAGCATACGGAAAAGATTTCCTATGCGAATTATTTTTGGCGGGGATGGTAGTTATATGTCACCATATAATCTATACAGTGACACATTATTGACAAATCTCATTGCCCAGGTAATCtgaatgttatttattttatagaCTGCATTCAGAAATCTAGGACATTAATGTATTGGCTTCTAATGTGTGCTGATCTATAATTTAGCATgtaccttcaactgtctggaatCGCCTGGTTGCTGGTTTGAATGCTCAGCTGAGGACAGTGAGGCATGGGTCTATTCGCACCTCTTTACTTCCCGTTATGAATTGGCTTAGGAGCCACGGAACACCCCAACTTGAGTTTCATGGGGTCAAAGTTGAGCTTGGGTGGTTCCAAGTCACAGCCAGTGGGTATTACCAGTTGGGTATAATTGTGGTGGCTGGAGATTATAGTCTTTATGATCTTCAGCAGTCCGAGTGTTTGGAACGCAGCGATTCATTCTCCAGGTAGTACCATGAGTCCATAATCAAATTATTATTCTACCTCAAATGAAGGATGTGTAGTGAAAATTCAAGAGCTAATTAGTTCTCAATCTTGATTTACATTATAGGCAAAGGATTAATTCGACTTGTCTAGTTTCTAGTGGGCCTTTGTTTGGAAGGGAAAAAATCTTGATTTACATTAAAAGCTTCTGTGGCTCTTGTTTCTACACAAATACTGAGTAATTATCTTTTTGATTGGGTGCCAGAAAGTGATATTGGAATTCTAAGTGTTAAATAACCTACTTGCGATCATGTATCTCTACTTTATTTTTTGGCACAATCTTTCAGGAACTTTGCTGCTGGGACACAAAGTAGTGTCAAGCTAGCAGAAGAGAGTCAGGTTTACAATAACCATTTGTTATCACGCAAAAGGATTACTGGAGGATTCAATGGTGGTATGATAAATGAAGCTTCCTTAAAATCACTGGTGTATAAGAGGGATTACCTCTATCCATTTTCTATGCTATTGCTCAACACTCGGCCTGTTGGCCGACAGGTACACAAAATATGTGACTTGCTGGTTGGCCTAATTTTTCCTATATGATGTTAACTTGCCTATGTGTTTCAGGAGACTCTGCAGCTTATGATTACTATCGTGCTCTTGGCCGACCTTTTGGTTACTCTTCTCATGCTGTTTCTATTCTACTGGATATCTCTTGGGGCTTTTCTAGCTGTGCTTCTTATCCTTCCCCTATCTCTGCTCTCTCCCTTTCCTGCAGGCTTGAATGCCTTATTCAGTAATGGACCTAGAAGAGCTTCACTTGCTCGTGTTTATGCCTTGTGGAATGCTAGCTCAATCTCAAACATTGTAAGCGTTGATTTGCAGtcattcaaatttaataaaacaacTGCATTCGGTTTTACCTGAGAAAATGTGAGAAGAAAGTGATAAGAAAAGGCATGGAAAGGTCGAGAGGACTGCATTTGTTGTGTCAACTGAAAATGCACTGCAAATTCCTGGCTAAGATTTTCCCAGTCTACCAATTTAGCCCTAAATTCTGTTAAACTTAGAGGCTGAATTTAATTCACTTGACTGCTAATATCTTTCCTCAAATTTTCATTGAATTTGACTGGGTCACTTGCAAATTCTGATACTGGTTGtttctaaaatattaatatctaATGCTGTCTATTGTGTCTTCCAACGATGTTTTGATGAAAACATGGTCTACTTTGTTTCTGTATCTTGCTTTCAAATCGATGCTAATCAAGTATTGTTTAAGATCATATAAACTTTGGGATAGGTAGCTGCAAGtatatggaaaaataaaattcagtaTCATCTTCAAAGCAGAGTTATAGTTACTTCCGAAGGTTTAGAGCGAAAATGTACACATGTTCCATGGTTTTAGATGGATACTGGTTCATGCCAGTTAATTTACTTGGTTTATGGTGAAATATGAAAGAGCAAGATATGGCCTTGAATAACAAGTTAATTGTCCAAGTGATGGCAGCATTTTCTGGCTGTGAACTACTTGCAGGAGCAAGATATGGTTACGGTGAAGGAAAATCAATAAAAGACGATGATGTGTGTCTTTAACCCTTATTCTTAAAGAATCTAATTTtgattcataaattttttaattttatgtacTTTGCAGGGTGTGGCATTTATCTGTGGCCTGATTCATTATGTAACCACCTCGGTGGATTCCCAGCAAAAGGGGAGCATTTTGCATTCAAGGTGAGTACCATCAACATTCTTGTGTAACATATTTTTGAGGTTATGATTGAGGATTCCTGAAGACGATAATGGCCAGGCTGCCTCG encodes the following:
- the LOC140978045 gene encoding uncharacterized protein, with amino-acid sequence MWLAMHSIKTRYHIFWCLLSGYVSVFVLSQSLSRSDEPAFLLGGSDDRCSPGQTQTTAITKFQKSRFFKLYDYYLSCEDLKGVGSFNTTCYLNSNLYTNSDIYVVGAGNLEILPYVQIVCPIEGCTISFNLSGNVKVGENASIVAGTVVFSALSLALEFNSSLNTSALGGLPPSQTSGTPVGYDGGGGGHGGRGASCLKTNVTNFWGGDVYAWSTLSKPWAYGSNGGGTSDDHKFGGNGGGRVWLDVKDVLHINGSVLAEGGDGGSLGGGGSGGSIVVQTPKLKGFGIISASGGLGVGGGGGGRISMNCYSKQEDVKVLVHGGYSIGCSWNGGAAGTYFDASVLSLRVDNDNVTTETETPLLDFSTSPLWTNVYIENNAKVLVPLLWTRVQVRGQISLYNRSSIIFGLHDFPVSEFELVAEELLISDSIIKVYGAFRVSVKMLLMLNSQIRVDGGGNSDVAISVLEVRNLVVLKNNSVIISNANLALYGQGLLQLTGQGDAIKGQRLSLSLFYNITVGPGSLLQAPLDDDDSRSLVTRSLCGSSTCPIDLITPPDDCHVNYTLSFSMQVCRVEDILVSGIIKGSVVHIHRARTIIVDNNGTITASELGCKTGVGRGNYSNGAGAGAGHGGRGGSGFFNGITSEGGCKYGSADLPCELGSGTASINKSDGYVAGGGMIVIGSRQWPLQRLDNYGFISADGQSCHHPARNHNGTLIGGLGGGSGGTILLFLQSLSLAKNSSFSVLGGYGGILGGGGGGGGRIHFHWSKIAVGEEYVPLASVDGTIELSGGAGSGDGLRGEKGTITGKQCPKGLYGTFCTECPVGTYKDVEGSDPNLCRTCSLELLPARAYYTYMRGGVTQSHCPYKCISDKYRTSKCYTPFEELIYTFGGPWPFSLLLLCVVMLLALLLSTLRIKLIGSGNSYDSATSLEHHSDNRFPYLLSLSDVRGSRAEETQSHVHRMYFMGPNTFREPWHLPYSPPSAIFEIVYEDAFNRFIDEINSVATYEWWEGSVHSILSVLAYPCAWSWKQWRRRNKIQRLQEFVKSEYDHSCLRSCRSRALYKGMKVGATPDLMVSYIDFFLGGDEKRLDMVTSIRKRFPMRIIFGGDGSYMSPYNLYSDTLLTNLIAQHVPSTVWNRLVAGLNAQLRTVRHGSIRTSLLPVMNWLRSHGTPQLEFHGVKVELGWFQVTASGYYQLGIIVVAGDYSLYDLQQSECLERSDSFSRNFAAGTQSSVKLAEESQVYNNHLLSRKRITGGFNGGMINEASLKSLVYKRDYLYPFSMLLLNTRPVGRQETLQLMITIVLLADLLVTLLMLFLFYWISLGAFLAVLLILPLSLLSPFPAGLNALFSNGPRRASLARVYALWNASSISNIGVAFICGLIHYVTTSVDSQQKGSILHSREDDKWWLLPTILLLFKAIQARFVDWNIANLEVKDYSLFNPDPDTFWAYESVL